From one Conexibacter woesei Iso977N genomic stretch:
- a CDS encoding response regulator translates to MSRVRVFVADDHPMYREGLCRAIKERPDLELVGESADGRTALPEIRRLTPDVAVLDVRMPGLTGTEVLNAIARERIQTRVVFLSAHVDSELVYRAVALGAAAYLSKEADRSTIFDAVVAVARGQTVLSPEIQSGLAAQIQLRETESRPVLSPREQEVLRLIAEGGSAPEIARQLHLSPSTVKTHLQSLYEKLGVSDRAAAVASAMRAGLLE, encoded by the coding sequence ATGAGCCGTGTGCGGGTGTTCGTCGCCGACGACCACCCGATGTACCGAGAGGGTCTTTGCCGGGCGATCAAGGAGCGCCCGGACCTGGAGCTCGTCGGCGAATCCGCCGACGGTCGCACCGCGCTGCCCGAGATCCGCCGTCTGACGCCTGACGTCGCCGTGCTCGACGTGCGCATGCCCGGGCTAACAGGGACGGAAGTGCTGAACGCGATCGCCCGCGAGCGGATCCAGACGCGCGTCGTCTTCCTCTCCGCCCACGTCGACTCCGAGCTCGTCTACCGCGCGGTCGCCCTCGGCGCCGCGGCCTACCTCTCCAAAGAGGCGGACCGTTCCACGATCTTCGACGCCGTCGTCGCCGTCGCCCGCGGCCAGACCGTCCTGAGCCCCGAGATCCAGTCCGGCCTCGCCGCGCAGATCCAGCTGCGCGAGACCGAATCGCGCCCGGTCCTGAGCCCCCGCGAGCAGGAGGTCCTCCGCCTCATCGCCGAAGGCGGCTCCGCCCCCGAGATCGCGCGCCAGCTCCACCTCAGCCCGTCGACCGTCAAGACCCACCTCCAGTCCCTGTACGAGAAGCTCGGGGTCTCCGACCGCGCGGCAGCGGTCGCCTCGGCGATGCGGGCGGGACTGCTGGAGTGA
- a CDS encoding PAS domain-containing protein, giving the protein MSGGIDAHHAQELFSVSLDLLIVVDVDARIVSVNPSWQRVLGHRAEDMIGHSIYEFQHPDDVRRTRTELALVSAGRASAAYENRYRHADGHYVWLRWSSALEPNEGVVYGAARDITDERRALRDAQAAIRRMEDAQHVAHVGSWEWNLRTGIRHYSREMFLIQGQTPDDEPWGMDELLDRVDPAHHQRLLDARAQMYAEPGPVHVEYRQLYPRERWVSTVMEALRDEQGEPYLLRGTTQDVTELRVNERRLAEAERLADIGSFEWRVSDGAVVWSEGTYRLFGRDPKLPPLTGDEIIPLSLPHEIERWQDVQALTATGEPWTLEFSIPRPDGPGRRVISVRGEAYESGDDTYVRGTMQDVTGQRRIDQQSQAIARLGQLALGSNDLKMLFDEVCRVALDLLDVDIAHVLALQGDGSFAYASMLGLGDVQRGTAIPAGQASIGRNALEVVEPIVVDDWLDEPEQPYSEYLRGMGIRSTATVAVQGDPQPFGIIALHSLTPGVAGAAQNSAFLSALASFLATAIERLRHEAEIAALATLRGRLVAENLEAEERVRQRISEQLHDGALQDLLAARQDLVEAAGVADDSVTRDEMLGYAREGVERAVKLLREAVHALHPVVLQHGGLEAAMQAAADQAARQGSFRAEVSVDPAAAGLRDELVLSVARELLNNAAKHAQADVVQVTVARQDGTVLLEVADDGRGLDADAVAAAPMNGHIGLASLTQRVEAVGGTLDLRGEPDGGGTTVLARLPIG; this is encoded by the coding sequence GTGAGCGGCGGGATCGACGCCCATCACGCACAGGAGCTGTTCAGCGTCTCGCTGGACCTCCTGATCGTGGTCGACGTCGACGCCAGGATCGTCAGCGTCAACCCGTCCTGGCAGCGCGTCCTCGGCCACCGCGCCGAGGACATGATCGGCCACTCGATCTACGAGTTCCAGCACCCGGACGACGTCCGCCGCACCCGCACCGAGCTGGCGCTCGTCTCCGCCGGCCGCGCCTCGGCCGCCTACGAGAACCGCTACCGCCACGCCGACGGCCATTACGTCTGGCTGCGCTGGTCGAGCGCACTGGAGCCCAACGAGGGCGTCGTCTACGGCGCCGCGCGCGACATCACCGACGAGCGCCGCGCGCTGCGCGACGCCCAGGCCGCGATCCGCCGCATGGAGGACGCCCAGCACGTCGCGCACGTCGGGTCGTGGGAGTGGAACCTCCGGACCGGCATCCGCCACTACTCGCGCGAGATGTTCCTGATCCAGGGCCAGACCCCCGACGACGAGCCGTGGGGCATGGACGAGCTCCTGGACCGCGTCGACCCGGCCCACCACCAGCGCCTGCTCGACGCCCGCGCGCAGATGTACGCCGAGCCCGGCCCGGTGCACGTCGAGTACCGCCAGCTCTACCCGCGCGAGCGCTGGGTCTCGACCGTCATGGAGGCCCTGCGCGACGAGCAGGGCGAGCCCTACCTGCTGCGTGGCACGACCCAGGACGTCACCGAGCTGCGCGTCAACGAGCGCCGCCTCGCGGAGGCCGAGCGCCTCGCCGACATCGGCTCGTTCGAGTGGCGCGTCTCCGACGGCGCGGTCGTCTGGTCGGAGGGCACCTACCGCCTCTTCGGCCGCGACCCCAAGCTGCCGCCGCTGACCGGCGACGAGATCATCCCGCTGAGCCTGCCCCACGAGATCGAGCGCTGGCAGGACGTGCAGGCGCTGACCGCGACCGGCGAGCCGTGGACGCTGGAGTTCTCGATCCCCCGCCCGGACGGCCCGGGCCGCCGCGTGATCTCGGTCCGCGGCGAGGCCTACGAGTCCGGCGACGACACCTACGTGCGCGGCACGATGCAGGACGTCACCGGCCAGCGCCGGATCGACCAGCAGTCGCAGGCGATCGCGCGCCTCGGCCAGCTCGCGCTCGGCAGCAACGACCTCAAGATGCTCTTCGACGAGGTCTGCCGCGTCGCGCTGGACCTCCTCGACGTCGACATCGCCCACGTGCTCGCGCTGCAGGGCGACGGCTCGTTCGCCTACGCCTCGATGCTCGGCCTCGGCGACGTCCAGCGCGGCACGGCGATCCCGGCCGGCCAGGCGTCGATCGGCCGCAACGCGCTGGAGGTCGTCGAGCCGATCGTCGTCGACGACTGGCTCGACGAGCCCGAGCAGCCTTACTCGGAGTACCTGCGCGGCATGGGGATCCGCTCGACCGCGACCGTCGCCGTGCAGGGTGACCCGCAGCCGTTCGGGATCATCGCGCTGCACTCGCTGACTCCCGGAGTGGCGGGAGCCGCACAGAACTCCGCGTTCCTCAGCGCGCTCGCCTCGTTCCTGGCGACCGCGATCGAGCGCCTGCGCCACGAGGCCGAGATCGCCGCGCTCGCCACGCTGCGCGGGCGCCTGGTCGCCGAGAACCTGGAGGCCGAGGAGCGCGTGCGCCAGCGGATCTCCGAGCAGCTGCACGACGGCGCGCTGCAGGACCTGCTGGCCGCCCGCCAGGACCTCGTCGAGGCCGCGGGCGTGGCCGATGACTCGGTCACGCGCGACGAGATGCTCGGCTACGCGCGCGAGGGCGTCGAGCGCGCGGTCAAGCTCCTGCGCGAGGCCGTCCACGCGCTGCACCCGGTCGTCCTGCAACATGGTGGTCTCGAAGCGGCGATGCAGGCGGCGGCCGACCAGGCCGCACGCCAGGGCTCGTTCCGGGCCGAGGTCAGCGTCGACCCCGCGGCCGCGGGCCTGCGCGACGAGCTGGTCCTGTCGGTCGCGCGCGAGCTGCTCAACAACGCGGCCAAGCACGCGCAGGCCGACGTCGTGCAGGTCACCGTCGCCCGCCAGGACGGCACGGTCCTGCTGGAAGTGGCCGACGACGGCCGCGGCCTGGACGCCGACGCGGTCGCCGCCGCGCCGATGAACGGCCACATCGGCCTGGCGTCGCTGACCCAGCGCGTCGAGGCCGTCGGCGGCACGCTGGACCTGCGCGGCGAGCCGGACGGTGGAGGGACGACCGTCCTGGCCCGCCTGCCGATCGGCTGA
- a CDS encoding ParA family protein, with amino-acid sequence MKVIAFANQKGGVAKTTTTLNLAVAFAEKGNRVLCVDMDPQGNLTMSQGIDPDTVETSMYDVLVHHMPIKDVIRSREIDVACASIDLAGAEIAMSAQIGRERSLQKAFRAIEDDYDFICIDTPPSLGLLTINALTAADKVIVPVQCEYLSMRGLIQLQNTLQMIRENLNPDVEIEGILPTLMDTRTVHAKEAIEILEENFGDRVFASRIKKTIRFAEAPVKGMSVLKYDPDGMAAQSYRDLATEVLANGKR; translated from the coding sequence ATGAAGGTGATCGCCTTCGCCAACCAGAAGGGCGGCGTCGCCAAGACGACGACCACCCTGAACCTCGCCGTCGCGTTCGCCGAGAAGGGCAATCGCGTCCTGTGCGTCGACATGGATCCTCAGGGCAACCTGACCATGTCCCAAGGGATCGACCCCGACACGGTCGAGACGTCGATGTACGACGTCCTGGTCCACCACATGCCCATCAAGGACGTGATCCGCTCCCGCGAGATCGACGTGGCCTGCGCCTCGATCGACCTTGCCGGCGCCGAGATCGCGATGTCCGCCCAGATCGGGCGCGAGCGCTCTCTGCAGAAGGCGTTCAGGGCGATCGAGGACGACTACGACTTCATCTGCATCGACACGCCGCCGAGCCTTGGGCTGCTCACGATCAACGCCCTGACGGCCGCGGACAAGGTGATCGTCCCCGTGCAGTGCGAGTATCTCTCCATGCGCGGGTTGATCCAGCTGCAGAACACCCTCCAGATGATCCGGGAGAACCTCAACCCGGACGTCGAGATCGAGGGCATCCTGCCGACCCTCATGGACACCCGCACGGTCCATGCCAAGGAGGCCATCGAGATCCTGGAGGAGAACTTCGGGGACCGTGTCTTCGCATCGCGGATCAAGAAGACGATCCGTTTCGCGGAGGCCCCTGTGAAGGGGATGTCGGTCCTGAAGTACGATCCGGACGGGATGGCCGCCCAGTCCTATCGCGATCTCGCGACGGAGGTTCTCGCCAATGGCAAGCGGTAA
- a CDS encoding ArsA family ATPase, producing the protein MLVVTGKGGVGKSTVSAALGTAAAARGLRVIVAEVAARDDVSRAFGEAGDARTFVERDLGDGLHHISIDPESALEEYVKDQLPRGLADVLASSRLFSYLVAATPGLRELLTVGKVWELAQPDRRTPGAHPYDLVILDAPATGHGVAVLTAPGTFAGAARVGPVARQGGKIHDMLVDPARTAILAVATAEEMPVNETLSLRDALRTELGGQDLAAVVVNGVLPGRFRSAEARALAAAGEAAGAGAGAPAARAVRAARVEEARARAHRAQVSRLRRGLGAGVPVRTLPYLFEHEGLSGDQLARLGEELLR; encoded by the coding sequence TTGCTCGTCGTCACCGGGAAGGGCGGCGTCGGGAAGTCGACGGTCTCCGCTGCCCTGGGGACGGCCGCGGCGGCGCGCGGGCTGCGCGTGATCGTGGCCGAGGTCGCGGCGCGCGACGACGTGTCGCGAGCGTTCGGCGAGGCCGGCGACGCCAGGACGTTCGTCGAGCGCGACCTCGGCGACGGGCTGCACCACATCTCGATCGACCCCGAGTCGGCGCTGGAGGAGTACGTCAAGGACCAGCTCCCGCGCGGGCTGGCGGACGTGCTGGCGTCGTCGCGGCTGTTCTCCTACCTCGTCGCCGCGACGCCGGGGCTGCGCGAGCTGCTGACGGTCGGGAAGGTCTGGGAGCTGGCCCAGCCGGACCGGCGCACGCCGGGCGCGCATCCGTATGACCTCGTGATCCTCGACGCGCCCGCCACCGGTCACGGCGTCGCGGTGCTGACCGCGCCGGGGACGTTCGCGGGCGCCGCGCGCGTGGGACCGGTCGCGCGGCAGGGCGGGAAGATCCACGACATGTTGGTCGACCCCGCGCGCACGGCGATCCTGGCGGTCGCGACCGCGGAGGAGATGCCGGTCAACGAGACGCTGTCGCTGCGCGACGCGCTGCGGACGGAGCTGGGCGGCCAGGACCTGGCGGCGGTGGTCGTCAACGGCGTGCTGCCGGGACGGTTCCGGAGCGCCGAGGCGCGCGCGCTGGCTGCCGCTGGCGAAGCTGCGGGTGCCGGCGCCGGCGCGCCCGCCGCGCGGGCGGTCCGGGCGGCGCGCGTCGAGGAGGCACGTGCGCGGGCGCACCGCGCGCAGGTCTCGCGGCTGCGGCGCGGGCTCGGCGCGGGCGTCCCGGTCCGGACGCTGCCGTACCTGTTCGAACACGAGGGGCTCAGCGGCGACCAGCTCGCGCGGCTCGGCGAGGAGCTGCTGCGATGA
- a CDS encoding putative bifunctional diguanylate cyclase/phosphodiesterase: MPSLRPRDWRLPRRHRAPSSPVEDSKPLRELDLAGHDALRDDLTGLANRKALHRRLEEALTEPDARAALLLLDVDAFKDVNDTLGHDAGDLVLRQVARRLEHVALEADLLARVGGDEFAVLLTGEQADEASAVGRRLRGLLEAPLEVEGLGLRLGTNIGIALAPRHAADATGLARRADVAMHLAKTHRTSIEIYSPDRDRHSPARLALTAELHAALESGQLEVHYQPQADVRTGAVRGAEALVRWRHPEHGLMPPAAFLPLAERAGLMGPLALHVIEDAVGQCAAWRASGRELTVAVNLSVTNLMDPDLPAEVAALLSEAGLPPRLLELEITEELVMADAVGPIGVLHELKELGVRLSLDDFGTGYSSMAYLKHLAVDALKIDRSFVRDMADSHEDAAIVRSIVALAHALDLEVVAEGVATQRAWFAVRDAGCDVAQGFHLGRPMAAEGFRTWLDAQGAESPQSGCAS; encoded by the coding sequence ATGCCCTCCCTCCGTCCCCGCGACTGGCGCCTTCCCCGCCGCCACCGCGCTCCATCCTCCCCCGTTGAAGACTCCAAACCGCTGCGCGAACTGGACCTCGCCGGCCACGACGCCCTGCGCGACGACCTCACCGGCCTCGCCAACCGCAAGGCCCTGCACCGACGCCTCGAAGAGGCGCTGACCGAACCCGACGCTCGCGCGGCGTTGCTGCTGCTCGACGTCGACGCCTTCAAGGACGTCAACGACACGCTCGGCCACGACGCCGGCGACCTCGTCCTGCGCCAGGTCGCCCGCCGCCTGGAGCACGTGGCGCTGGAGGCCGACCTCCTGGCCCGCGTCGGCGGCGACGAGTTCGCCGTCCTGCTGACCGGCGAGCAGGCCGACGAGGCCTCCGCCGTCGGGCGCCGCCTGCGCGGCCTGCTCGAGGCGCCGCTGGAAGTTGAAGGCCTTGGGCTGCGCCTCGGCACGAACATCGGGATCGCGCTCGCGCCGCGCCACGCCGCCGACGCGACCGGCCTCGCCCGCCGCGCCGACGTCGCGATGCACCTCGCCAAGACGCACCGCACGTCGATCGAGATCTACTCCCCGGATCGCGACAGGCACTCCCCCGCGCGCCTGGCGCTGACCGCCGAGCTGCACGCCGCGCTGGAGTCCGGCCAGCTCGAGGTGCACTACCAGCCGCAGGCCGACGTCCGGACCGGCGCCGTGCGCGGCGCCGAGGCGCTCGTGCGCTGGCGCCACCCCGAGCACGGGCTGATGCCGCCCGCCGCGTTCCTGCCGCTGGCCGAGCGCGCCGGGCTGATGGGCCCGCTGGCGCTGCACGTCATCGAGGACGCCGTCGGCCAGTGCGCCGCCTGGCGCGCGAGCGGCCGCGAGCTGACCGTCGCGGTCAACCTCAGCGTCACGAACCTGATGGACCCCGACCTCCCCGCGGAGGTCGCCGCGCTGCTGAGCGAGGCGGGGCTGCCGCCGCGCCTCCTGGAGCTGGAGATCACCGAGGAGCTCGTGATGGCCGACGCGGTCGGGCCGATCGGCGTCCTGCACGAGCTCAAGGAGCTCGGCGTCCGGCTGTCGCTCGACGACTTCGGGACCGGCTACTCGTCGATGGCCTACCTGAAGCACCTGGCCGTCGACGCGCTGAAGATCGACCGCTCGTTCGTGCGCGACATGGCCGACTCGCACGAGGACGCGGCGATCGTCCGCTCGATCGTCGCGCTGGCCCACGCGCTGGACCTGGAGGTCGTCGCCGAGGGCGTCGCCACGCAGCGCGCCTGGTTCGCGGTGCGCGACGCGGGCTGCGACGTCGCCCAGGGCTTCCACCTCGGCCGGCCGATGGCCGCCGAGGGCTTCCGGACGTGGCTCGACGCGCAGGGCGCCGAGTCGCCGCAGTCCGGCTGCGCCTCGTAG
- a CDS encoding response regulator transcription factor codes for MTALDGGGRRIARETMRIVIADDHETYRRGLARAIRRFGTLDLVGEAADGAEALQVIREASPDIALLDVRMPGLDGLEVARRLKELGGITVVLLTGSSTEELEHAAAAAGVAVLLSKDLARDDICRRLLALR; via the coding sequence GTGACCGCGCTGGATGGAGGCGGTCGCCGGATCGCACGCGAGACCATGCGCATCGTGATCGCCGATGACCACGAGACCTACCGACGGGGGCTTGCCCGAGCCATCCGGCGGTTCGGCACGCTCGATCTCGTGGGCGAAGCGGCCGATGGCGCCGAAGCCCTGCAGGTCATCCGCGAGGCGTCGCCCGACATCGCGCTCCTGGACGTCAGGATGCCCGGGCTCGACGGCCTGGAAGTCGCCCGCCGCCTCAAGGAACTGGGCGGTATCACGGTGGTGCTCCTGACGGGCTCATCAACGGAGGAGCTCGAACATGCGGCCGCCGCGGCCGGTGTGGCGGTGCTCCTCAGCAAGGACCTGGCGCGCGACGACATCTGCCGCCGCTTGCTCGCACTGCGTTGA
- the ftsZ gene encoding cell division protein FtsZ, giving the protein MREGPLAALFRRTDEDVPEETTPAAAPQADAPASEQPQAAAPEQPAAPAPAPVPEQPRAEAPAAPVPAAPAPVQEPVAQQSFDPPVPPATPAAARRREPDPLRDSGPAQTPPPHPRETGYPHPSLNADEAARPSAQERLRNAFAADLPEDILAPEPARTPEPEAPAAPPAPAPVAETPVAPPAPPAPAAPVAAAPAPAADPYARSANAYDESPWPAKVAGSPVIRVVGVGGAGVNAVNRMVEAEVQGVEFLAINTDLQSLQQSTADITLHIGPQVTRGLGAGSNPDLGRQAAMEEYDRIKSLMKGSDMVFIAAGSGGGTGTGAAPIVARIAREIGALTVGIVTKPFGFEGSRRSQQATLGIEQLHAEVDTLIVVPNNRLLSVLDKHTSMVDAFRVADDVLRQGVQGVSDLVTLPGIINLDFADVRTIMSEAGAALLGIGMGVGDKRALEAAEQAVSSPLLETSMEGARSILLSITGGRDLSLWEVNEAAKAVAAAAHPDANIIFGAMVDDKLEDQVWVTVVATRYSDQPKRRSAPVEEPAGEPRIERVTPSSREAAQPRQRITASRGTGGVVSDLDVPEFLPRR; this is encoded by the coding sequence ATGCGGGAGGGCCCCCTGGCGGCCCTCTTCCGCCGCACCGACGAAGACGTTCCCGAGGAGACGACGCCCGCCGCGGCGCCGCAGGCCGACGCGCCTGCGAGCGAGCAGCCGCAGGCGGCCGCTCCCGAGCAGCCCGCGGCTCCGGCCCCGGCGCCCGTTCCCGAGCAGCCGCGCGCCGAGGCGCCGGCCGCTCCGGTCCCGGCCGCTCCGGCTCCGGTGCAGGAGCCGGTCGCGCAGCAGTCGTTCGACCCGCCCGTCCCGCCGGCCACGCCGGCGGCGGCCCGGCGGCGCGAGCCCGACCCGCTGCGGGACTCCGGCCCGGCGCAGACGCCGCCTCCGCACCCGCGCGAGACCGGCTACCCGCACCCGTCGCTGAACGCCGACGAGGCCGCGCGCCCGTCGGCGCAGGAGCGGCTGCGCAACGCGTTCGCCGCCGACCTGCCGGAGGACATCCTGGCGCCCGAGCCGGCCCGCACGCCGGAGCCCGAGGCTCCCGCCGCGCCGCCCGCTCCCGCACCGGTCGCCGAGACGCCCGTCGCCCCGCCTGCGCCGCCCGCGCCTGCTGCCCCCGTGGCAGCGGCTCCGGCCCCCGCGGCGGACCCGTACGCGCGCTCCGCGAACGCCTACGACGAGTCGCCGTGGCCCGCGAAGGTCGCCGGCTCGCCGGTGATCCGCGTCGTCGGCGTCGGTGGCGCCGGCGTCAACGCGGTCAACCGCATGGTCGAGGCCGAGGTCCAGGGCGTGGAGTTCCTCGCCATCAACACGGACCTCCAGTCGCTCCAGCAGTCGACCGCCGACATCACGCTGCACATCGGCCCGCAGGTCACGCGTGGCCTCGGCGCCGGCTCCAACCCGGACCTGGGTCGCCAGGCCGCGATGGAGGAGTACGACCGCATCAAGTCGCTCATGAAGGGCAGCGACATGGTGTTCATCGCCGCCGGCTCCGGCGGCGGCACGGGCACCGGCGCGGCGCCGATCGTGGCGCGCATCGCCCGTGAGATCGGCGCGCTGACCGTCGGCATCGTCACGAAGCCGTTCGGCTTCGAGGGCTCCCGCCGCTCGCAGCAGGCGACGCTCGGCATCGAGCAGCTCCACGCCGAGGTCGACACGCTGATCGTCGTCCCGAACAACCGCCTGCTCAGCGTGCTGGACAAGCACACGTCGATGGTCGACGCGTTCCGCGTCGCCGACGACGTGCTGCGCCAGGGCGTGCAGGGCGTGTCGGACCTGGTGACGCTCCCGGGCATCATCAACCTCGACTTCGCTGACGTCCGGACGATCATGTCCGAGGCCGGCGCCGCCCTGCTCGGCATCGGCATGGGCGTCGGGGACAAGCGCGCGCTGGAGGCGGCCGAGCAGGCCGTGTCCTCGCCGCTGCTGGAGACGAGCATGGAGGGCGCACGGTCGATCCTCCTGTCGATCACCGGTGGTCGCGACCTGTCGCTGTGGGAGGTCAACGAGGCGGCCAAGGCCGTCGCGGCGGCCGCCCACCCGGACGCGAACATCATCTTCGGCGCGATGGTCGACGACAAGCTCGAGGACCAGGTCTGGGTGACGGTCGTGGCCACGCGCTACAGCGACCAGCCCAAGCGCCGCTCGGCGCCCGTCGAGGAGCCGGCCGGCGAGCCGCGCATAGAGCGTGTGACCCCGTCCTCGCGTGAGGCTGCGCAGCCGCGGCAGCGCATCACCGCGAGCCGCGGGACCGGCGGAGTGGTCTCCGACCTCGACGTCCCGGAGTTCCTGCCGCGCCGCTAG
- a CDS encoding ArsA family ATPase — protein sequence MNGDLIERLAGKRVVVCAGSGGVGKTTTSAAVAMGLAARGARVCVVTIDPARRLADALGIAQLGGEPKRVDDARFAGHGIVIGDGGELWALMLDPKRTFDELIATLAPDAAARDEILENRIYRELSSAVAGSQEFTAIAKLYELERSGRFDVIVLDTPPSRNALDFLDAPDRLTGFLEGRALRMFLAPSGLAAKLVGRGTSVVFGVLRRVTGVDLMNDLSGFFLALSGVLDGFRERAAAVKALLADDGTTFLIVTSPEREAREEAIFFRGKLREAGLPFGGLVVNRVHILAPSAPPSLDEIAAALDGDAALARKALRTLDEFRVLAARDESALARLAAATGDPDPIVVPQLDGDVHDVDGLVRVHRHLFAEGDARAALLAGAAF from the coding sequence ATGAACGGTGACCTGATCGAGCGGCTGGCCGGGAAGCGCGTGGTGGTGTGCGCGGGGTCCGGCGGCGTGGGCAAGACCACCACCTCGGCGGCGGTCGCGATGGGCCTGGCGGCGCGCGGCGCGCGCGTGTGCGTCGTGACGATCGACCCCGCGCGGCGGCTCGCGGACGCGCTGGGGATCGCGCAGCTGGGCGGCGAGCCCAAGCGCGTCGACGACGCGCGCTTCGCCGGCCACGGGATCGTCATCGGTGACGGCGGCGAGCTGTGGGCGCTGATGCTCGACCCCAAGAGGACGTTCGACGAGCTGATCGCGACGCTCGCCCCGGACGCCGCGGCGCGCGACGAGATCCTGGAGAACCGGATCTACCGCGAGCTGTCGAGCGCGGTCGCGGGGTCGCAGGAGTTCACGGCGATCGCCAAGTTGTATGAGTTGGAACGCAGCGGGCGGTTCGACGTCATCGTGCTCGACACGCCGCCGTCGCGCAACGCCCTGGACTTCCTCGACGCGCCGGACCGGCTGACGGGCTTCCTGGAGGGCCGCGCGCTGCGGATGTTCCTGGCGCCGTCGGGGCTGGCGGCCAAGCTCGTCGGGCGCGGGACGAGCGTGGTGTTCGGCGTGCTGCGCCGCGTCACCGGCGTGGACCTCATGAACGACCTGTCCGGGTTCTTCCTGGCCTTGAGCGGCGTGCTCGACGGGTTCCGCGAGCGTGCGGCGGCGGTCAAGGCGCTGCTGGCCGATGACGGGACCACGTTCCTGATCGTCACCTCGCCCGAGCGTGAGGCGCGCGAGGAGGCGATCTTCTTCCGCGGCAAGCTGCGCGAGGCGGGGCTGCCGTTCGGCGGGCTCGTCGTCAACCGCGTGCACATCCTCGCGCCGTCGGCGCCGCCGTCGCTGGACGAGATCGCCGCCGCGCTGGACGGCGACGCCGCGCTCGCGCGCAAGGCACTCCGGACCCTCGACGAGTTCCGGGTCCTCGCGGCGCGCGACGAGTCCGCCCTCGCCCGCCTCGCCGCCGCCACCGGCGACCCCGACCCGATCGTCGTGCCCCAGCTCGACGGCGACGTCCACGACGTCGACGGCCTCGTCCGCGTCCACCGCCACCTCTTCGCCGAGGGCGACGCGCGCGCCGCGCTGCTCGCCGGTGCCGCGTTCTGA
- a CDS encoding arginase family protein, whose amino-acid sequence MGDRFSYPPLALICWPFEAGTPDLGMGAGASLLAGDRELHDVLAACGWTPTLERIAASADPLAGEVTRIFDLLRAHALAVRAAVGRGAFPLVLSGGCISAAATVAGAGADGAVWFDAHADLDTPEDNLSGSMDVQALSIVTGSAWQASARAIPGFTPVLESAVQVVGVRDLADYQRLHLDASGVVVGLAPDFLPFRTYLHVDLDVLDADRVGRANRYACAGGPTTDEVLDAIDTVFDNTTVAAAALSAYEPRVDRSGSVRDAAHAIARRIATRAREQR is encoded by the coding sequence ATGGGCGACCGCTTCTCCTATCCCCCGCTCGCGCTGATCTGCTGGCCGTTCGAGGCGGGGACGCCGGACCTCGGGATGGGCGCGGGCGCGTCGCTGCTGGCGGGCGACAGGGAACTTCATGATGTCCTTGCCGCCTGTGGCTGGACGCCGACGCTGGAGCGGATCGCCGCGTCCGCCGACCCGCTGGCGGGCGAGGTCACGCGGATCTTCGACCTCCTGCGCGCGCACGCGCTGGCGGTCCGGGCGGCGGTCGGGCGCGGCGCGTTCCCGCTCGTGCTCAGCGGCGGCTGCATCAGCGCGGCGGCGACCGTCGCGGGCGCGGGCGCCGACGGCGCCGTCTGGTTCGACGCGCACGCCGACCTCGACACGCCGGAGGACAACCTCTCCGGCTCGATGGACGTCCAGGCGCTCTCGATCGTGACCGGCAGCGCGTGGCAGGCGTCGGCCCGCGCGATCCCCGGCTTCACGCCCGTGCTGGAGTCCGCGGTCCAAGTTGTAGGGGTGCGCGACCTCGCGGACTACCAACGCCTACATCTTGACGCTTCCGGCGTCGTGGTCGGCCTCGCCCCGGACTTCCTCCCGTTCCGGACCTACCTCCACGTCGACCTCGACGTCCTCGACGCCGACCGCGTCGGCCGCGCCAACCGCTACGCCTGCGCCGGTGGCCCCACCACCGACGAGGTCCTCGACGCGATCGACACGGTCTTCGACAACACGACCGTCGCCGCCGCCGCCCTCTCGGCCTACGAGCCGCGGGTCGACCGCTCAGGATCCGTGCGCGACGCCGCCCACGCGATCGCGCGCCGCATCGCGACGCGCGCCCGCGAGCAGCGCTAG